One genomic region from Terriglobus aquaticus encodes:
- a CDS encoding oligogalacturonate lyase family protein, translated as MTSRLVVPRMGWRFVLAVAALCGFAFAMAHAQDATGKQPPTTWVDKDTGHRVYRLTPEAQSSGFYFNNNAYSPDGRWMVYTAPDGIHAMDLHTRATKLVVPNPPRAAGDESGPMRGGNHAIVVGHRTNSVFFSRMDAKTQRNQVFKADLDTGTVTPLAVLPPRASVATVNADETLAAGTYAENEEAAKKEYGRAAQMPKSADGKPLGGGLVQPMNKGQMMEERLAARIPLVLFTVNLQTGAVKQLLHSTDWVNHLLFSPADPNLLMYCHEGPWQKVDRIWNIRVDTLENTLIHKRTMLMEIAGHEFWGLDGETIWYDWQFPKGEDFFLAGYNLKTHRRVAYHMQRNEWSIHFNVTQGADLFTGDGGDSGQVAKAKDGEWIELFHPQWITGNGALNEPDFWQPGVFHSEHLVNMSHHNYRLEPNVRFSPDKKMVIFTSNMFGPSYVFGVETEKAAAGAKDVESTPDLARQFNPRDPTPTGTNP; from the coding sequence ATGACCAGTAGGTTGGTGGTACCTCGCATGGGGTGGCGTTTTGTTCTGGCCGTTGCGGCGCTGTGTGGCTTTGCGTTTGCGATGGCGCATGCGCAGGATGCGACGGGAAAGCAGCCTCCGACGACGTGGGTGGACAAAGACACGGGACATCGCGTGTACCGGCTGACGCCGGAGGCGCAGTCGTCGGGCTTTTACTTCAACAACAACGCCTACTCGCCGGACGGTCGATGGATGGTCTACACCGCGCCCGACGGTATTCACGCGATGGACCTGCACACGCGAGCGACGAAGCTGGTGGTGCCGAATCCTCCGCGCGCTGCGGGTGACGAGAGCGGACCGATGCGCGGCGGCAATCATGCGATCGTGGTGGGGCATAGGACGAACTCGGTGTTCTTCTCGCGCATGGACGCGAAGACGCAGCGCAACCAGGTGTTCAAGGCCGACCTGGACACGGGCACGGTGACGCCGCTGGCCGTGCTGCCGCCGCGCGCCAGTGTGGCGACGGTGAATGCGGACGAGACGCTGGCCGCGGGCACGTATGCGGAGAACGAAGAAGCGGCCAAGAAGGAGTACGGACGCGCGGCGCAGATGCCGAAGAGTGCGGACGGCAAGCCGCTGGGCGGTGGCCTGGTGCAGCCCATGAACAAGGGCCAGATGATGGAAGAGCGGCTGGCGGCGCGTATTCCGCTGGTGCTGTTCACGGTGAACCTGCAGACCGGAGCGGTGAAGCAGTTACTGCACTCGACCGATTGGGTGAACCACCTGCTGTTTTCGCCGGCCGATCCGAACCTGCTGATGTATTGCCATGAAGGTCCGTGGCAGAAGGTGGATCGCATCTGGAACATTCGCGTGGACACGCTGGAGAACACGCTGATCCACAAGCGCACGATGCTGATGGAGATTGCGGGTCACGAGTTCTGGGGTCTGGACGGCGAGACCATCTGGTACGACTGGCAGTTCCCCAAGGGCGAGGACTTCTTCCTGGCCGGTTACAACCTGAAGACGCATCGCCGTGTGGCGTACCACATGCAGCGGAATGAGTGGTCAATTCACTTCAACGTGACGCAGGGCGCGGACCTCTTCACCGGTGATGGTGGCGATTCGGGGCAGGTGGCGAAGGCGAAGGACGGCGAGTGGATCGAGCTGTTCCATCCGCAGTGGATCACCGGCAATGGGGCGCTGAACGAACCCGACTTCTGGCAGCCCGGTGTGTTTCATTCCGAGCATCTGGTGAACATGAGCCACCACAACTATCGGCTGGAGCCGAATGTGCGCTTCTCGCCGGACAAGAAGATGGTGATCTTCACCAGCAACATGTTTGGGCCGAGTTATGTGTTCGGTGTGGAGACGGAGAAGGCTGCGGCGGGTGCGAAGGATGTTGAATCGACGCCGGATCTGGCGCGGCAGTTCAATCCGCGCGACCCGACGCCGACGGGAACCAATCCGTAG
- a CDS encoding glycoside hydrolase family 88/105 protein, with amino-acid sequence MKLTRRSLSKMLAGSAATVLAASRLPAQAGQAQGTTTAPHENMAAPEAISAADRKGLEHFPKGYTPQEAGKAVAEHFVTSAHYHLDRIVYPEVCAWYGSLEFARVTKDQALIDKLKARFDPLFSNEAALLPPQGQHVDFSMFGALPLELYILTQDKRYLDLGLQYADKQWQKPDAQGLTGETRFWVDDMYMITIVQVQAYRATKDAKYLDRAALEAAAYLDKLQQPNGLFYHAPDVPFFWGRGNGWFAVGMAELLRDLPASHPKHARILQGYRTMLTSLLKYQGKDGMWRQLIDHDEAWPETSGTGMFAFAMVTGVKNGWLDHDAYAPAAHAAWTGLVGYLDQNSNVTSVCEGTNKLNSLEYYLLRKRRTGDFHGQAPLLWTAAALLRS; translated from the coding sequence GTGAAACTGACTCGCCGTTCGCTTTCGAAGATGCTCGCAGGATCTGCCGCAACTGTGCTGGCCGCATCGCGTTTGCCAGCGCAGGCTGGGCAGGCGCAGGGCACGACCACCGCGCCGCACGAGAATATGGCGGCACCGGAGGCGATCAGTGCCGCCGATCGCAAGGGGCTGGAGCACTTCCCGAAGGGGTACACGCCGCAGGAGGCGGGTAAGGCCGTGGCGGAGCACTTTGTGACGTCTGCGCACTACCACCTGGATCGCATCGTTTACCCCGAAGTGTGCGCGTGGTACGGCTCGCTGGAGTTTGCGCGCGTGACAAAGGACCAGGCCTTGATCGACAAGTTGAAGGCGCGCTTCGATCCGCTCTTCAGCAACGAAGCTGCGCTGTTGCCGCCGCAGGGGCAGCATGTGGACTTCAGCATGTTTGGCGCGCTGCCGCTGGAGCTGTACATCCTAACGCAGGACAAGCGTTATCTGGATCTGGGGCTGCAGTACGCGGACAAGCAGTGGCAGAAGCCGGACGCGCAGGGGCTGACGGGCGAGACGCGCTTCTGGGTCGATGACATGTACATGATCACCATCGTGCAGGTGCAGGCGTATCGCGCGACCAAGGACGCGAAGTACCTGGACCGTGCCGCGCTGGAAGCAGCGGCATACCTGGATAAACTGCAGCAGCCGAACGGCCTTTTTTATCACGCGCCGGATGTGCCGTTCTTCTGGGGGCGCGGCAATGGTTGGTTTGCGGTAGGCATGGCGGAGCTGCTGCGCGATCTGCCAGCGTCTCACCCGAAGCATGCGCGCATTCTGCAGGGCTATCGCACGATGCTAACGTCGCTGCTGAAGTACCAGGGCAAGGATGGCATGTGGCGGCAGTTGATCGATCACGACGAGGCGTGGCCCGAGACGAGCGGAACGGGTATGTTTGCGTTTGCCATGGTCACGGGTGTGAAGAACGGATGGCTGGACCACGATGCGTATGCACCAGCTGCTCATGCGGCGTGGACGGGGCTGGTGGGCTACCTGGATCAGAACAGCAACGTTACCAGCGTCTGCGAGGGCACGAACAAGCTGAACAGCCTGGAGTATTACCTGCTACGCAAGCGGCGCACGGGTGATTTCCACGGACAGGCGCCGTTGTTGTGGACGGCCGCGGCGTTGTTGCGGAGCTAG
- a CDS encoding phosphatase PAP2 family protein, translating into MFFALAASVASAQGTVQTTPAPSPRNTPQIAPPPTREVTVDTPVLQGLSTVTRLSQTAAGRAALQANYVVTGAIQNGTTHLPSPLTFESQQQQALRDASITWHNLAQLAEGLGSTLSAAYIARAHEDTHGHATSISPTVQQLIAYALMVTGDDSNAGKYLFANGTTNGHKPVSSDLKSIVTAHAGQTDPFGRAYRLPAGTPGADPFGDSRPFQTEKRVLRITGRDYFNRPTTSESYQRGPAMDLTDSPSYPSGHTTYGYTGAILLGVLVPDRYPEMIARGAEYGSNRIIVGAHYAMDVLGGRTTALYDMAHLLANDSAYLNRRLKSGETIPDFRAAVAAARSDLSAILTSNCGDTVEACARIDFGRFNDPEANHTQYTATQTYTLPVVFTRTASTTEDVSRLAPEAGYLLTAAYPSLTLKQADDLLTETEGPGGGFLNDGSGFGVYSRLNLYEATLRARDMEARSHTGQ; encoded by the coding sequence TTGTTCTTCGCGCTGGCCGCGTCGGTGGCATCGGCCCAGGGCACGGTCCAGACCACACCGGCACCTTCGCCCCGCAACACACCGCAGATCGCTCCGCCGCCCACGCGAGAAGTCACGGTAGATACGCCCGTGCTCCAGGGCCTCTCCACCGTCACGCGCCTCTCGCAAACCGCCGCGGGCCGCGCCGCGCTCCAGGCCAACTATGTCGTCACCGGCGCCATCCAGAACGGCACCACGCACCTGCCTTCGCCGCTCACCTTCGAGTCCCAGCAACAGCAGGCACTGCGCGACGCCTCCATCACCTGGCACAACCTCGCGCAACTCGCTGAAGGCCTCGGCTCCACGCTCAGCGCTGCCTACATCGCCCGCGCCCATGAAGACACGCACGGCCACGCCACCAGCATCTCGCCCACCGTGCAACAACTCATCGCCTACGCGCTCATGGTCACCGGCGACGACTCGAACGCTGGCAAATACCTCTTCGCCAACGGGACCACGAACGGCCACAAGCCCGTGTCGAGCGATCTGAAAAGCATTGTGACAGCCCACGCCGGCCAGACCGACCCCTTCGGCCGCGCCTACCGTTTGCCCGCCGGCACCCCGGGTGCCGATCCTTTCGGCGACTCGCGCCCCTTCCAAACCGAGAAGCGCGTCCTTCGAATCACAGGCCGCGACTACTTCAACCGGCCAACTACCAGCGAATCCTACCAACGCGGTCCCGCCATGGACCTGACCGACAGCCCGTCGTACCCCAGCGGCCACACCACCTACGGCTACACCGGCGCAATCCTGCTCGGCGTGCTCGTGCCCGACCGCTACCCGGAGATGATCGCCCGCGGCGCCGAGTACGGCAGCAACCGCATCATTGTCGGCGCGCACTATGCCATGGACGTGCTCGGCGGCCGCACTACCGCCCTCTACGACATGGCGCACCTGCTCGCGAACGACTCGGCCTACCTGAACCGAAGGCTCAAGTCAGGCGAAACCATCCCCGACTTCCGCGCCGCCGTCGCCGCAGCGCGCAGCGACCTCTCCGCCATCCTCACCAGCAACTGCGGCGACACCGTAGAGGCCTGCGCCCGCATCGACTTTGGTCGCTTCAACGACCCCGAAGCCAACCACACCCAGTACACGGCTACCCAGACCTACACGCTGCCCGTCGTCTTCACGCGGACCGCAAGCACCACCGAAGACGTAAGCCGCCTGGCACCCGAAGCCGGCTACCTGCTCACCGCCGCCTATCCCTCACTCACGCTAAAGCAAGCCGACGACCTGCTCACCGAAACCGAAGGTCCCGGCGGCGGCTTCCTCAACGACGGCTCCGGCTTCGGCGTCTACTCCCGCCTCAACCTCTACGAAGCCACCCTCCGCGCCCGCGACATGGAAGCGCGAAGCCACACCGGCCAATAA
- a CDS encoding glycosyltransferase family 2 protein — MSDDLQGRVDVQAGQAGLGSAVGEQPLELTVVMPCLNEAETLATCVDKALAALRDNGIDGEVVVADNGSTDGSQAIAAEHGARVVPVPIRGYGAALNAGITAARGRYVLMADADDSYNFAHIPRFLEQLRAGNDLVMGNRFQGGIGPGAMPPLHRYLGNPVLSWLGRWLFRTPIGDFHCGIRAFSRTGYDALDLRTTGMEFASEMVVKSSLLGQRIAEVPTTLQKDGRSRPPHLKTWRDGWRHLRFLLMYSPRWLFLAPGLLLMLVGGALTAWLLPAERPLGHVNLGVDTLAYAAAAILLGFQLVFFGVAAKVFATTEGLLPEDPSFERWFRYITLETGLIVGAILLLTGVGIAASSVLSWAHAGYGPLPPVEMMRRTLPAMLCMMLGTEICFASFFLSLLGLRRR; from the coding sequence GTGAGCGACGATCTGCAGGGCCGGGTGGATGTGCAGGCGGGCCAGGCCGGCTTGGGGTCTGCGGTGGGTGAGCAGCCCTTGGAACTGACGGTGGTAATGCCGTGCCTAAATGAGGCGGAGACGCTGGCCACGTGTGTGGACAAGGCTCTTGCGGCGCTGCGGGACAACGGCATCGACGGCGAAGTGGTGGTGGCGGACAACGGCTCCACCGACGGATCGCAGGCGATTGCGGCGGAGCATGGGGCGCGCGTGGTGCCGGTGCCGATTCGTGGCTATGGCGCGGCGCTGAATGCCGGGATTACGGCGGCGCGCGGCCGCTATGTGCTGATGGCGGACGCGGACGACAGCTATAACTTTGCGCACATTCCGCGGTTTCTGGAGCAGCTGCGCGCGGGCAACGACCTGGTGATGGGCAATCGCTTTCAGGGCGGCATTGGGCCGGGAGCGATGCCTCCGCTGCACCGGTACCTGGGAAACCCGGTGCTGAGTTGGCTGGGACGGTGGCTGTTCCGGACGCCGATCGGAGATTTTCACTGCGGGATTCGAGCGTTCAGCCGAACGGGGTATGACGCGCTGGACCTGCGGACCACCGGCATGGAGTTTGCCAGCGAGATGGTCGTGAAGTCGTCGCTGCTGGGCCAGCGCATCGCGGAGGTGCCGACGACGCTGCAGAAGGACGGGCGGTCGCGTCCGCCGCACCTGAAGACGTGGCGCGACGGTTGGCGGCACCTGCGCTTTCTGTTGATGTATTCGCCGCGCTGGCTATTCCTGGCGCCGGGGCTGCTGCTGATGTTGGTGGGCGGTGCGCTGACGGCGTGGCTGCTGCCGGCAGAACGTCCGCTGGGACATGTGAACCTGGGCGTCGACACGCTCGCCTATGCGGCGGCGGCGATTCTACTGGGGTTCCAGTTGGTGTTTTTCGGCGTGGCGGCGAAGGTGTTTGCAACGACCGAGGGCTTGCTGCCGGAGGACCCGAGCTTTGAGCGGTGGTTCCGCTACATCACTCTGGAGACGGGCCTGATTGTGGGCGCGATACTGCTGCTAACGGGCGTTGGGATTGCGGCGTCGTCGGTGCTGAGTTGGGCGCATGCAGGGTACGGCCCGCTGCCGCCAGTGGAGATGATGCGTCGTACGTTGCCGGCCATGCTGTGCATGATGCTGGGAACGGAAATCTGCTTTGCGAGCTTCTTTCTAAGCCTGCTGGGACTGCGTCGGCGGTAG
- a CDS encoding S9 family peptidase: MQRFFGARGRAIGRIVAVSALLPVLTATLAAQFTVSEALSAPFSNQLTAAPAKARVAWFTDSEGRRNVWVAGSREAARPVTANTADDGQDIDDIAWSRDAERLAWTRGTGPAGSEHTMAANPAELPGPVRQHVEWIDLREEQQRHAPVVHSIPEAHTPLFTADGNHLIFLRRGAIWIADLRPSSALGTAQSQPGADSNGSGATQPERAGADDPDDRTGTSHASGADTGSVRQLLFVRGSARGLRLSPDGAQLAFVSERGDHSFIGVFTFATGQLTWMDPGTGLDHDPAWSPDGKQIAFLREVPIVSPIADRWMREGDPWSIRIADVSSGTGRERWRAQPGPGSLFHEVNAHDQLLWMRDGSVVFPWEKTGFVQLYRLQPVGEAAATPVSFGANSNNAPSETAGTGWEVDSVTTDSEHLLWSSNRYDRDPNNVDRRHLWRPAAEASSIAPEQVTAGGEIETSPALLSDGSIAYLQGSATQPLAPVLLRDPMHRLMNRLAPQLQPRYVARDHFIEPYFVDPQPVEFPAADGIRIHGQIFLPRFCEKTLPYVDQARCAHLPAVVFFHGGSRRQMLLGYHPMQYYFQAYEFNQYLASRGFIVLSVNYRSGVGYGLNFRQALNYGANGGTEDNDVLGAAKYLQTRPEVDSKRIGAWGGSYGGYLTALGLARHSDLYAAGVDLHGVHDWSLELDLWRPTDEPGVDQAAIARRAFQSSPMANLDTWKSPVLLIQGDDDRNVLFSQTVRLAADLRHRGVPVEEKVFPDEVHDFLLHRNWITAYQLAAEFLERKLSVTTAGGAAP, translated from the coding sequence ATGCAAAGATTTTTTGGCGCACGGGGCCGAGCCATCGGCCGAATCGTGGCAGTCTCGGCATTGCTGCCCGTCCTCACGGCAACCCTGGCCGCCCAGTTCACCGTTTCCGAGGCGCTATCCGCACCGTTCAGCAACCAACTGACCGCCGCCCCCGCCAAGGCGCGCGTCGCCTGGTTCACGGACTCCGAAGGCCGCCGCAACGTCTGGGTCGCTGGCAGCCGCGAAGCTGCGCGGCCTGTGACGGCAAACACCGCCGACGACGGCCAGGACATCGACGATATCGCGTGGTCGCGCGACGCCGAGCGCCTTGCCTGGACGCGCGGCACCGGCCCTGCTGGCAGCGAGCACACCATGGCCGCGAACCCGGCCGAGCTGCCCGGCCCTGTCCGTCAACACGTGGAGTGGATCGACCTGCGCGAAGAGCAGCAGCGCCACGCGCCCGTGGTCCACAGCATCCCCGAAGCCCACACCCCACTCTTCACCGCCGATGGCAACCACCTGATCTTCCTGCGTCGTGGCGCCATCTGGATCGCCGACCTGCGCCCATCGTCAGCTTTAGGCACGGCACAATCGCAGCCCGGCGCTGACTCAAACGGCTCCGGCGCGACCCAGCCCGAGCGTGCAGGCGCCGACGACCCCGACGATCGCACCGGCACCAGCCATGCCAGCGGCGCGGACACCGGCTCGGTGCGCCAGCTCCTTTTCGTTCGTGGCAGCGCGCGCGGCCTGCGCCTCAGCCCGGACGGCGCACAACTCGCCTTCGTCTCCGAACGCGGCGACCACAGCTTCATCGGCGTCTTCACCTTTGCCACGGGCCAGCTCACCTGGATGGATCCGGGCACCGGCCTCGATCACGACCCAGCCTGGTCGCCCGACGGTAAACAGATCGCGTTCCTCCGCGAGGTGCCCATCGTCTCGCCCATTGCCGATCGCTGGATGCGCGAAGGCGATCCCTGGTCCATCCGCATCGCAGACGTATCCTCCGGCACCGGCCGCGAGCGGTGGCGGGCCCAGCCCGGCCCGGGCTCTCTCTTCCACGAGGTCAATGCGCACGATCAACTGCTCTGGATGCGCGACGGCTCCGTCGTCTTCCCGTGGGAGAAGACCGGCTTTGTGCAACTCTACCGTTTGCAGCCGGTGGGCGAAGCCGCTGCGACTCCCGTCTCGTTCGGCGCAAACAGCAACAATGCACCCAGCGAAACCGCCGGCACCGGTTGGGAGGTCGACAGCGTTACCACGGACAGCGAACACCTTCTTTGGAGCAGTAATCGCTACGACCGCGACCCCAACAACGTGGACCGTCGACATCTCTGGCGGCCAGCAGCCGAGGCCTCCAGCATTGCGCCCGAGCAGGTCACGGCAGGCGGCGAGATCGAAACCTCGCCCGCACTGCTCAGCGACGGCAGCATCGCCTACCTGCAGGGCTCCGCCACACAGCCGCTTGCACCCGTGCTTCTGCGCGATCCCATGCACCGGTTGATGAATCGGCTCGCGCCACAGCTACAACCCAGGTATGTTGCACGCGACCATTTCATCGAGCCTTACTTCGTCGACCCGCAGCCCGTCGAATTTCCTGCAGCGGACGGCATACGCATCCACGGCCAAATCTTTCTGCCGCGCTTCTGCGAAAAGACGCTGCCCTATGTCGATCAAGCGCGGTGCGCGCATCTGCCCGCCGTCGTCTTCTTCCATGGCGGTTCGCGTCGCCAGATGCTGCTCGGCTATCACCCCATGCAGTACTACTTCCAGGCGTACGAGTTCAATCAATACCTTGCCTCGCGCGGCTTTATTGTGCTCAGCGTGAACTACCGCAGTGGCGTGGGCTACGGTCTCAACTTCCGCCAGGCGCTCAACTATGGTGCCAACGGCGGCACCGAAGACAACGACGTCCTGGGCGCGGCGAAGTACCTGCAGACTCGCCCGGAAGTCGATTCCAAGCGCATCGGCGCCTGGGGCGGCAGCTACGGTGGTTACCTGACCGCGCTCGGCCTGGCCCGCCACAGCGACCTGTACGCCGCCGGCGTCGATCTGCACGGCGTGCACGACTGGTCACTCGAACTCGACCTGTGGAGGCCCACCGACGAACCGGGCGTCGACCAGGCTGCCATCGCGCGCCGCGCCTTCCAGAGCAGCCCCATGGCCAACCTGGATACGTGGAAGAGCCCCGTCCTCCTCATCCAGGGTGACGACGACCGCAACGTACTGTTCTCCCAGACCGTCCGCCTCGCGGCAGACCTTCGTCACCGCGGCGTCCCCGTGGAGGAGAAGGTCTTTCCCGACGAGGTCCACGACTTTCTGCTGCACCGAAACTGGATCACCGCTTACCAGCTTGCGGCCGAGTTTCTCGAGCGCAAACTAAGCGTGACTACCGCCGGCGGAGCCGCGCCATAA